One window of the Larus michahellis chromosome 26, bLarMic1.1, whole genome shotgun sequence genome contains the following:
- the ZC3H4 gene encoding zinc finger CCCH domain-containing protein 4 isoform X4 — protein sequence MASSPPPRSDSPREDGELEEGELEDDGGEEAQDPSESRERGRKEKGEKHHSDSDEEKTHRRMKRKRRKEREKEKRRSKKKRKSKHKRHASSSDDFSDYSEDSDFSPGEKGHRKYREYSPPYSSSHQQYPSSHGAPMPKKSYSKMESKNYGMYEDYENEEYGQYEGEEDEDMGKEDYDDFAKELNQYRRAKEGSHRGRGGRGRGRGYRGRGGRGGMRGGRGMGRGNRGRGRGDHPEEEEEMYEEEMEYCDNEEPLGEDEYDDYSKELNQYRRSKENRGRGLNRGRGRGPRGRGNKGMGRGRGRGGNRSGMGKGGGMNDDDDYYDEDMGDGGGGGNYRRNDHDKPHQQSDKKGKVICKYFVEGRCTWGDHCNFSHDIELPKKRELCKFYITGYCARAENCPYMHGDFPCKLFHTTGNCINGDDCMFSHDPLTEETRELLDKMLADDAEAGAEDEKEVEELKKQGINPLPKPPPGVGLLPTPPRPPGPPAPTSPNGRPMPGGPPPPPPPPLPPPGPQMPPPMHEPLSPQQLQQQQDMYKKIPSLFEIVVRPTGQLAEKLGVRHPGPPPPRFPGPGGPPGPMPGPMHPDMHPDMHPDMHPDMHPDMHPDMHPDMHPDMHPDMPMGPGMNPGPPMGPGPPMMPYGPDDSPHSGMMPPGPGPQGFYDNFYPHQEGLEMDHGMMGDPEDYGGYEDMEGPAGEHMFPDPSLDPDALCEGGPSGLTKPPGSIPDFMPSAQRALYLRIQQKQQEEEERARRLAESNKQERENEEGDTGNWYSSDEDEGGSSVTSILKTLRQQSSGRPHPQPTHGEMGPPPGVSDPRLQKSQAGSSSGRPADPRLRDPRLSRNSDLSLSADSGPTDPRLARHVPSALPKADIPHSSGVGGVPKPPLLPEEEEGERALRDKPLNIPLDALPGHSLRDPRSQLQQFSHIKKDVVLHKPNFSRMILWSPEDLIPLPIPKQEFIPVPAALQTIPPLDPRLNRPQAALADPRQRGGSAAGDPASSPGAGLPDFELLSRILKTVNAAGGPTASPGDKPSDPRKRKTPADPRLQKNPETGASKTRESGESVDAAPAIAPYDPRLSKGGGQSSVLSAISLYDPRTPNSGGKSPPEAAGSSLKPSESGKTSGKPKEPLFVRRSALEQPDSEKTESATDRYNSYNRPRPKAAPPAQEAAPQPGVHNLPVPPVYGLVKPSGKSGTGSPFAGNSPAQDSDQQDAASLKDVFKGFDPTASPFCQ from the exons ATGGCTTCTTCGCCGCCTCCCCGCAGCGACTCTCCACG ggaggatggagaaCTGGAAGAAGGGGAGCTGGAGGACGACGGAGGGGAGGAGGCGCAGGATCCCTCGGAATCGCGTGAAAGAGGTcggaaggagaaaggggagaagcaTCACAGCGATTCCGATGAGGAGAAAACCCATCGACGGATGAAGCGCAAGCGtcggaaagagagagagaaagagaagaggagatccaagaagaaaaggaaatccaAACACAAG CGCCACGCTTCTTCCAGCGATGACTTCTCTGATTACAGCGAGGATTCGGACTTCAGTCCTGGGGAAAAAGGACACCGAAAATACCGGGAATACAGCCCTCCCTACTCTTCC TCCCACCAGCAGTATCCCTCCTCTCACGGCGCTCCCATGCCGAAGAAGAGCTACTCCAAAATGGAAAGCAAGAATTACGGCATGTACGAGGACTACGAGAACGAGGAGTACGGCCAGTACGAGGGGGAGGAAGACGAAGATATGGGCAAGGAAGATTACGACGACTTTGCCAAAGAGCTGAATCAATACCGGAGAGCCAAGGAAGGCTCCCACCGGGGGCGAG GTGGCCGCGGCCGAGGCAGAGGGTACCGAGgccgaggaggaagaggagggatgagAGGAGGCCGAGGCATGGGCCGAGGGAACCGCGGGCGAGGCAGGGGCGACCAccccgaggaagaggaggaaatgtaTGAGGAAGAGATGGAA TACTGTGATAACGAGGAGCCCCTCGGCGAGGACGAGTACGACGACTACTCGAAGGAGCTGAACCAGTACCGCCGGAGCAAGGAGAATCGGGGCCGGG GTTTAAATCGCGGACGCGGTCGCGGCcccagaggaagaggaaataaagGCATGGGCAGAGGACGAGGCAGAGGTGGCAACAGAAGCGGAATGGGGAAAGGGGGCGGAATGAACGACGACGACGATTACTACGACGAGGACATGGGA GATGGAGGAGGCGGTGGGAATTACCGGCGGAACGACCATGACAAACCCCACCAGCAGTCGGATAAGAAAGGGAAAGTGATCTGCAAATACTTCGTGGAAGGCCGATGTACCTGG GGCGACCACTGCAATTTCAGTCACGACATTGAACTACCAAAGAAACGAGAGCTCTGCAAGTTCTACATCACCGGCTACTGCGCCAGGGCTGAAAACTGCCCGTACATGCACG GGGATTTCCCATGCAAGCTCTTCCACACCACGGGCAACTGCATCAACGGGGACGACTGCATGTTTTCTCACGATCCGCTGACGGAGGAGACGCGGGAGCTTCTGGACAAG ATGCTGGCGGATGACGCAGAAGCGGGCGCCGAGGATGAGAAAGAAGTCGAAGAGCTTAAAAAACAAGGCATCAACCCTCTCCCCAAACCACCCCCTGGGGTGGGTTTGCTCCCCACTCCCCCTCGTCCTCCCGGTCCTCCGGCTCCCACCTCTCCCAACGGGAGACCCATGCCGGGggggccgcctcctcctccgccgccgcctcttCCACCCCCGGGGCCGCAAATGCCGCCGCCGATGCACGAGCCGCTGTCCCCGCAGCAGTTGCAGCAACAGCAGGACATGTACAAGAAAATCCCCTCCTTGTTCGAGATCGTCGTCCGGCCCACGGGGCAGCTGGCGGAGAAACTgggcgtcag gcaCCCAGGGCCGCCCCCGCCCAGGTTCCCCGGGCCCGGAGGCCCCCCAGGACCGATGCCCGGCCCCATGCACCCCGACATGCATCCCGACATGCACCCGGACATGCACCCAGACATGCACCCAGACATGCACCCCGACATGCACCCCGATATGCATCCGGACATGCATCCCGACATGCCGATGGGTCCGGGAATGAATCCCGGCCCCCCCATGGGTCCCGGCCCCCCCATGATGCCCTACGGACCCGATGATTCCCCTCATTCCGGCATGAtgccgcccggcccggggccgcaAGGTTTCTACGATAATTTTTACCCACACCAAGAAGGTCTGGAGATGGATCACGGCATGATGGGAGACCCAG AAGACTACGGTGGTTACGAGGATATGGAAGGGCCTGCGGGAGAGCACATGTTCCCCGATCCATCCTTGGATCCCGACGCTTTGTGCGAAGGAGGCCCCTCCGGCTTAACCAAACCGCCCGGCAGCATCCCCGATTTCATGCCCTCGGCACAAAGAGCGCTTTATTTGAGAATCCAGCAGAAAcagcaagaggaagaggagagagccCGGAGATTAGCCGAGAGCAACAAGCAGGAACGCGAAAACGAGGAAG gcGACACCGGGAACTGGTATTCCAGCGACGAAGATGAGGGTGGAAGCAGCGTCACCTCCATATTGAAAACCTTACGGCAACAAAGCTCGGGCCGCCCTCACCCCCAACCCACCCACGGCGAAATGGGGCCCCCCCCTGGCGTCTCCGACCCCCGCCTTCAAAAATCCCAAGCCGGAAGCAGCAGCGGACGACCCGCTGATCCGCGTTTACGGGATCCTCGGCTTTCCCGAAATTCCGACCTTTCCCTCTCGGCCGATTCGGGCCCCACTGACCCCAGGTTGGCACGACACGTTCCCTCCGCCCTCCCCAAAGCGGATATTCCTCATTCCAGCGGCGTCGGCGGCGTTCCCAAACCCCCCTTACTCCccgaggaagaggaaggagaaagagcttTACGGGATAAACCCCTCAACATCCCCTTGGATGCTCTCCCGGGCCATTCCCTGCGGGATCCTCGCTCCCAACTCCAGCAGTTCAGCCACATCAAAAAAGACGTCGTCCTCCACAAACCCAACTTCTCCCGCATGATCCTGTGGAGCCCGGAAGATCTAattcctctccccatcccaaaaCAAGAGTTTATTCCCGTTCCGGCCGCCCTTCAAACCATTCCGCCCCTGGATCCACGTCTCAACAGGCCCCAAGCGGCTCTCGCCGACCCCCGGCAAAGAGGGGGAAGCGCCGCCGGGGATCCCGCTTCCTCACCGGGTGCCGGCCTTCCCGATTTCGAGCTTCTTTCCAGGATATTAAAGACTGTGAACGCCGCCGGCggccccaccgccagccccggtGACAAACCCAGCGACCCTCGCAAGCGGAAAACCCCCGCCGATCCCAGATTGCAAAAAAACCCGGAAACGGGAGCTTCCAAAACCCGCGAATCCGGTGAATCCGTCGATGCTGCCCCCGCCATCGCTCCCTACGACCCGCGGCTGAGCAAAGGCGGCGGGCAGAGCAGCGTGCTCAGCGCCATCAGCTTGTACGACCCCAGGACTCCCAATTCGGGGGGCAAATCCCCTCCCGAAGCCGCCGGCTCTTCCCTAAAACCTTCCGAATCCGGTAAAACCAGCGGAAAACCCAAGGAACCCCTTTTCGTTCGCCGCTCGGCTTTGGAACAACCCGATTCGGAAAAAACCGAATCGGCTACGGACAGGTACAACAGTTACAACCGTCCGCGGCCCAAAGCCGCCCCCCCGGCCCAAGAAGCCGCCCCCCAACCCGGGGTCCACAACCTTCCAGTCCCCCCGGTTTACGGCCTGGTGAAACCCAGCGGGAAATCGGGAACAGGAAGCCCTTTCGCCGGGAATAGCCCGGCACAAGACAGCGACCAGCAAGACGCCGCTTCCCTTAAAGACGTCTTTAAGGGGTTCGATCCCACGGCTTCCCCTTTTTGCCAATAA